A genomic stretch from Candidatus Rokuibacteriota bacterium includes:
- a CDS encoding uracil-DNA glycosylase: MEDPRAALGEALAAVADTLRHHRDLGLKEIALNRPEPPDAGQGLAAQEKALQGCTRCKLSQSRSTIVFGSGNPNARLVVIGEGPGEEEDKQGKPFVGRAGQLLTKMLASVHFDRERDCYICNVVKCRPERNRNPEPDEVSACNPFLLAQLDTIQPAVILALGNFAAQTLLGTKEGITKLRGRAYFYRDIVLVPTFHPAFLLRNPGEQYKRMAWDDLKLARREWERLTTPSPQPSPQPSPLGPLP; this comes from the coding sequence ATGGAGGATCCGCGCGCGGCCCTCGGCGAGGCGCTCGCCGCCGTCGCCGACACCCTCCGCCACCACCGCGACCTGGGCCTCAAGGAGATCGCGCTCAACCGGCCCGAGCCGCCGGACGCAGGACAAGGGCTGGCCGCGCAGGAGAAGGCGCTCCAGGGCTGCACGCGCTGCAAGCTTTCGCAAAGCCGCTCGACGATCGTCTTCGGCTCGGGCAACCCGAATGCGCGGCTGGTCGTGATCGGGGAGGGACCGGGCGAGGAAGAAGACAAGCAGGGCAAGCCCTTCGTCGGCCGCGCGGGCCAGCTCCTGACCAAGATGCTCGCCTCGGTCCACTTCGACCGCGAGCGCGACTGCTACATCTGCAACGTCGTCAAGTGCCGCCCCGAGCGCAACCGCAACCCAGAGCCCGACGAGGTCTCGGCGTGCAACCCATTCCTGCTGGCGCAGCTCGACACGATCCAGCCGGCGGTGATCCTGGCCCTCGGCAACTTCGCCGCGCAGACGCTCCTCGGCACCAAGGAGGGCATCACCAAGCTCCGCGGCCGCGCCTACTTCTACCGCGACATCGTGCTGGTGCCGACCTTCCACCCGGCCTTCCTCCTGCGCAATCCGGGAGAGCAGTACAAGCGCATGGCCTGGGACGACCTCAAGCTCGCCCGGCGCGAATGGGAGCGCCTGACCACGCCCTCCCCTCAGCCCTCTCCTCAGCCCTCTCCCCTCGGCCCTCTCCCCTGA